The proteins below are encoded in one region of Sporosarcina sp. FSL K6-1508:
- a CDS encoding YqhV family protein has product MVEKALLMIIVLRIFSGSVDITAAMVMYKLNDLEKAFYINTLLALVGPCVLIITTGIALFGLAEKISLTRMVCLFAGIVLILFSLKSK; this is encoded by the coding sequence TTGGTTGAAAAAGCACTTTTAATGATCATAGTTTTACGGATTTTTTCAGGAAGTGTAGATATCACCGCAGCAATGGTAATGTATAAATTAAATGATTTAGAAAAAGCCTTTTATATTAACACACTGTTAGCTCTAGTAGGTCCATGTGTATTAATCATCACAACAGGAATCGCATTATTTGGTCTCGCCGAAAAAATTTCATTAACTCGAATGGTTTGCCTCTTTGCAGGAATCGTACTTATTCTTTTTAGTCTAAAATCTAAATAA
- a CDS encoding class I SAM-dependent DNA methyltransferase, translating to MSRNVFEENFEKYADPEMYDHLYEGYQKDLNVILEWAKPNQPIIELACGTGRLTIPMAKRGFQLIGVDLHEGMLERAKQKAKEHSVSIEFLKQDCTELAIPVKSELVFMTGNSFQHFLTNEAQDALLQSVRHHLVDDGLFIFDTRNPLLDELAAIDEYEQTYSDKSGNQIIEFHRDEYNSMTQILHCHTERQIYQGETLISKEQDGISLRYSFPLEMERMLKENGFEILQAYGDWDKNELNTKSISMVYVCKTEK from the coding sequence ATGAGCAGGAATGTTTTCGAGGAGAACTTTGAAAAATATGCTGATCCTGAAATGTATGATCATCTATATGAAGGCTATCAGAAGGATTTGAATGTAATTCTAGAATGGGCAAAGCCCAATCAACCGATTATTGAATTGGCATGCGGTACAGGAAGACTCACGATACCGATGGCGAAACGTGGATTTCAACTGATTGGTGTTGACTTACATGAGGGGATGCTGGAGCGCGCAAAACAAAAGGCAAAAGAGCATTCGGTTTCGATTGAATTTTTGAAGCAAGACTGCACGGAGTTGGCTATACCCGTAAAAAGCGAGTTAGTTTTCATGACAGGGAATTCCTTTCAACATTTTCTGACGAATGAAGCACAAGATGCCTTATTGCAATCTGTCCGACACCATCTAGTAGATGACGGACTTTTTATTTTTGATACAAGAAATCCTCTATTAGATGAGTTGGCAGCTATTGATGAGTATGAGCAAACGTATAGTGATAAGAGTGGCAATCAAATTATCGAGTTCCATCGTGATGAATATAATTCGATGACACAAATCTTACATTGTCATACGGAGCGCCAAATTTATCAAGGAGAAACTTTAATCTCTAAAGAGCAAGACGGCATTTCCTTGCGCTATTCATTTCCACTTGAAATGGAAAGAATGCTTAAAGAAAATGGATTTGAGATCTTACAAGCATATGGTGATTGGGATAAAAATGAGCTGAATACAAAAAGTATTTCTATGGTGTATGTTTGTAAAACTGAAAAATGA
- a CDS encoding aminoglycoside adenylyltransferase domain-containing protein, whose product MREMPVSVQTVLNEYIALLHERLPNTLEGLYLQGSIALNAYVNDSSDIDFITVINRRLSEVEVRILSEIHKTIAGKYEKPEMDGVYIMWKDIGKLEADDDNYPYYNEGTLGYGAYFNSITWWILKTNGVSIIGPEPSALKFEIDSQHLVSYVIENMNTYWAGRVQRIENAMGNKLYPPTSEIDDEIEWSVLGLLRQHYTLKEHDIISKLGAGEYALLHMPMEWHPIIKEAINIRKGMKIKIFTSDEERINMALQFSKYIIQYCNSDLV is encoded by the coding sequence ATGAGAGAAATGCCAGTTAGCGTGCAAACGGTCCTAAATGAATATATCGCTTTGTTGCATGAACGATTACCAAATACCCTTGAAGGATTGTATCTTCAAGGGTCCATTGCACTGAATGCCTACGTGAATGATTCAAGTGATATTGATTTTATTACTGTTATAAACCGGCGATTATCAGAGGTGGAGGTGCGGATTTTATCTGAAATTCATAAGACGATAGCTGGTAAGTATGAAAAGCCAGAGATGGATGGGGTCTATATTATGTGGAAGGATATTGGAAAACTAGAAGCGGATGATGACAATTATCCTTACTATAATGAAGGTACATTGGGTTATGGTGCTTATTTCAATTCGATTACTTGGTGGATATTGAAAACGAATGGAGTTAGCATTATCGGACCAGAACCATCTGCTCTCAAATTTGAAATTGACTCACAGCATCTAGTGTCATATGTAATTGAAAATATGAATACTTATTGGGCAGGGAGAGTCCAAAGGATTGAAAACGCAATGGGCAACAAGCTTTACCCACCAACCTCGGAGATAGATGATGAAATCGAATGGTCCGTTCTCGGTCTGTTACGCCAACATTATACATTAAAGGAGCACGATATCATTTCAAAACTTGGTGCTGGTGAATACGCATTATTGCATATGCCGATGGAATGGCATCCAATCATTAAGGAAGCTATAAATATTCGTAAAGGAATGAAAATAAAAATCTTCACCTCTGATGAAGAGCGAATTAATATGGCTTTACAATTTTCGAAGTATATCATTCAGTACTGCAATAGTGACTTAGTCTAA
- a CDS encoding helix-turn-helix domain-containing protein, whose product MEIHLIIAKNLKAIRESKKLSLEKVAELTGVSKTMIGQIERGESAPTITTIWKIANGLKVSFTSLINHPQPDTKIVLRSDIQTLSEDNGKYRVYPHFPFEDEKRFEVYSVEIDQGGFLSADAHMEGTEELLTIFDGELTIRVNNEEYTVKSGDSIRFKADRAHSYHNSGKLITRLSMVLYYPN is encoded by the coding sequence ATGGAAATTCATCTTATCATTGCCAAGAATTTAAAAGCAATAAGGGAGAGTAAAAAATTAAGTCTTGAAAAGGTGGCTGAATTGACCGGGGTAAGTAAAACAATGATTGGTCAAATTGAACGTGGCGAATCAGCTCCAACCATTACGACTATCTGGAAAATAGCCAATGGGTTGAAAGTTTCTTTTACTTCCCTCATCAATCATCCACAACCAGACACAAAAATTGTTTTGAGAAGTGACATCCAAACATTGTCAGAAGACAACGGAAAATATCGGGTGTATCCACATTTTCCGTTTGAAGACGAAAAACGCTTTGAAGTGTATTCAGTTGAAATCGATCAAGGCGGATTCCTAAGTGCTGATGCGCATATGGAGGGAACTGAAGAGCTCTTAACTATTTTCGACGGAGAACTAACAATTCGTGTAAATAACGAGGAATATACCGTGAAAAGTGGAGATTCAATCCGTTTTAAGGCCGACAGAGCTCATAGCTATCATAATTCTGGGAAACTAATAACACGTTTAAGTATGGTGTTGTATTATCCGAATTAG
- a CDS encoding LysE family transporter produces MPVLTFLLYVFVMSFTPGPNNIMAMLFANQFGFKKTLRFCLGVGAGFFVIMILSSYFNLILHNFIPKVEFPMMLLGAGYMLFLAIKIITSSTTSTDEGGGKYNSFFAGMLLQFVNPKGVLYGITVIATFILPYYSSTIDLLLFSLFLGFVGIMSTCSWSLFGSIFQKFLSDYRKQFNIVMALLLVYSAVSIFI; encoded by the coding sequence ATGCCTGTACTAACATTCTTGTTGTATGTATTCGTCATGAGTTTTACGCCAGGTCCGAATAATATTATGGCGATGTTATTTGCGAATCAGTTTGGGTTTAAGAAGACACTTCGATTTTGCCTAGGCGTAGGCGCAGGTTTCTTTGTCATCATGATATTATCGAGTTACTTTAATCTAATCCTACATAACTTTATTCCGAAAGTTGAATTTCCGATGATGCTTCTAGGTGCTGGCTATATGCTGTTTCTCGCAATCAAAATAATTACTAGTTCAACTACTTCTACTGATGAGGGGGGCGGCAAATATAACAGTTTTTTTGCAGGGATGCTGTTACAGTTTGTAAATCCGAAAGGTGTTTTATATGGTATTACGGTAATTGCAACGTTCATTCTTCCATACTATAGTTCAACAATTGACTTACTACTTTTTTCGTTATTTCTTGGTTTCGTCGGTATTATGAGTACTTGTAGCTGGAGCCTATTTGGTTCGATATTTCAGAAATTTCTTTCGGATTATAGAAAGCAATTTAATATTGTGATGGCATTGTTATTGGTATATAGCGCTGTTTCGATTTTTATATGA
- a CDS encoding ribonuclease H family protein yields the protein MNILIEWIYKIPKGVETVFRSEEMPAAQALLFAEDLERTGRTKNITLIDRFDSTWTVKEMKGYLKGIETEPHNIAVYFDGGFDRATSKSGLGCVIYYEQSGKSYRLRRNASSDELTSNNEAEYAALYLSIQELELLNVHHLPIRFIGDSQVVINQLGGDWPALENNLSRWADRIDEKLKDLGILPEYELVPRKINSEADRLATQSLNGISITATREIT from the coding sequence ATGAACATTCTAATCGAATGGATTTATAAAATACCGAAAGGCGTGGAAACTGTCTTTCGCTCCGAGGAGATGCCGGCCGCACAAGCTTTGCTATTTGCAGAGGATTTAGAGCGTACCGGACGCACCAAAAATATAACGTTAATTGACCGGTTCGACAGCACATGGACGGTCAAAGAGATGAAGGGCTACTTAAAAGGAATTGAAACCGAACCACATAATATAGCGGTCTATTTCGACGGCGGCTTTGACCGGGCAACCAGCAAATCAGGTTTGGGCTGCGTCATTTATTATGAACAGAGCGGGAAATCATACAGATTGCGGCGGAACGCATCTTCCGATGAACTCACATCGAATAATGAAGCTGAATATGCCGCACTATACTTGAGCATACAGGAACTCGAGCTTTTGAATGTCCATCATTTACCGATCCGGTTCATCGGCGATTCTCAGGTGGTCATCAACCAACTGGGCGGGGACTGGCCGGCGCTTGAGAACAATCTATCACGCTGGGCAGATCGTATTGACGAAAAGCTGAAAGACCTTGGTATCTTGCCGGAGTACGAACTAGTGCCGCGGAAAATAAATTCAGAAGCAGATCGGCTTGCGACGCAGTCTCTGAATGGAATCTCGATTACGGCAACGAGAGAAATTACGTGA
- a CDS encoding ketoacyl-ACP synthase III, translated as MKSKARITAIGTHVPQKIMLNEDLEKMVETNDEWIVQRTGIKERRIAGNEEYASHLAFKAIENMIGNNHKDLQDVDCIIVATTTPDYAFPSVACQIQSHFNIPCTGAFDLNATCAGFTYALHLANNLITAEAHRKILVVATETLSKVTDYTDRTTCILFGDGAGAMLVEYDQENPSFLASHIGTNGEGGIHVYRTTFATTMDDKPLSDTGKMVQNGREVYKWAARTIPLGIQELLSKAQLNSEDINWFIPHSANLRMVESICEKSGFPIEKTLTSMKNFGNTSSASIPLALHLGIKEGKIKDGDTLLLYGFGAGLTHLGLVLSWKQN; from the coding sequence ATTAAATCTAAAGCGCGTATAACAGCAATAGGTACCCACGTTCCTCAAAAAATTATGCTAAATGAGGATTTGGAAAAGATGGTAGAAACGAATGATGAATGGATTGTTCAGCGAACCGGTATAAAGGAAAGGCGAATCGCAGGAAACGAAGAATATGCTTCCCATTTGGCTTTTAAAGCGATTGAAAATATGATTGGAAACAATCATAAAGACTTACAAGACGTTGATTGTATTATCGTAGCGACAACAACTCCGGACTATGCGTTTCCGAGTGTAGCCTGTCAAATTCAGAGTCACTTTAATATCCCCTGTACAGGAGCGTTTGACTTAAATGCTACCTGCGCAGGTTTCACGTATGCTTTGCACTTAGCAAATAATTTAATTACTGCCGAGGCACATCGTAAGATTTTAGTTGTTGCAACCGAGACTTTATCAAAAGTAACCGATTATACAGATCGAACAACCTGTATTTTATTCGGAGATGGGGCCGGCGCTATGCTAGTAGAGTACGATCAAGAGAATCCTAGTTTCCTGGCTAGCCATATAGGAACGAATGGCGAAGGGGGGATTCATGTATATCGAACGACCTTTGCAACTACTATGGATGATAAACCACTAAGCGACACCGGGAAAATGGTTCAGAACGGAAGGGAAGTATACAAATGGGCAGCCCGTACGATTCCACTAGGAATTCAAGAATTATTAAGTAAAGCACAATTAAACAGTGAAGATATTAACTGGTTTATACCACATAGCGCAAATCTAAGGATGGTTGAATCAATATGTGAAAAGTCAGGTTTTCCGATAGAAAAAACGTTAACGAGTATGAAGAATTTTGGGAATACCTCATCAGCATCAATTCCATTAGCACTACATCTGGGAATAAAAGAAGGAAAAATCAAAGATGGCGATACATTATTGCTTTATGGTTTCGGGGCGGGACTTACACATTTAGGTCTTGTCTTATCGTGGAAGCAAAATTGA
- the guaC gene encoding GMP reductase, whose amino-acid sequence MENVFDYEDIQLIPAKCVVNSRSECDTSVILGGHTFKIPVVPANMQTIIDENVAIKLAENGYFYIMHRFNPEKRADFIKDMQSRSLIASISVGVKDEDYTFIVQLAADKLIPEFITIDIAHGHSNAVINMIQHIKKHLPESFVIAGNVGTPEAVRELENAGADATKVGIGPGKVCITKIKTGFGTGGWQLAALRWCAKAATKPIIADGGIRTHGDIAKSVRFGASMVMIGSLFAGHEESPGQTIEKDGQRFKEYFGSASEFQKGEKKNVEGKKMYVEYKGPLMDTLDEMQQDLQSSISYAGGNKLDAIRTVDYVIVKNSIFNGDKVY is encoded by the coding sequence ATGGAAAATGTATTTGATTATGAAGATATCCAGTTGATTCCTGCAAAATGTGTGGTGAATAGCCGTTCTGAGTGTGACACGTCTGTAATACTTGGCGGGCATACATTTAAAATTCCAGTTGTACCAGCAAATATGCAAACAATTATAGATGAAAACGTCGCTATCAAATTAGCTGAAAATGGTTACTTCTATATTATGCATCGTTTTAATCCAGAAAAACGAGCAGACTTTATTAAAGACATGCAATCACGTAGTTTAATCGCTTCTATTAGCGTTGGTGTTAAAGATGAGGACTATACTTTCATTGTACAACTAGCTGCTGACAAGCTTATACCTGAATTCATCACGATCGATATTGCTCATGGTCATTCCAATGCAGTTATCAATATGATTCAACATATTAAAAAACACTTGCCTGAAAGCTTTGTCATAGCTGGTAACGTAGGCACACCAGAAGCCGTACGCGAACTTGAAAATGCCGGTGCAGACGCTACGAAAGTTGGCATTGGGCCAGGTAAAGTATGTATTACAAAAATAAAAACAGGCTTCGGTACAGGCGGTTGGCAGTTAGCTGCACTACGTTGGTGTGCAAAAGCAGCTACTAAACCTATCATCGCAGATGGCGGCATACGTACACACGGAGACATCGCCAAATCTGTACGTTTCGGTGCCTCAATGGTCATGATCGGTTCCCTATTTGCTGGCCACGAGGAATCTCCCGGTCAAACAATCGAAAAAGACGGCCAACGTTTTAAAGAATACTTTGGCTCAGCCTCTGAATTCCAAAAGGGCGAAAAGAAAAACGTTGAAGGTAAAAAAATGTACGTCGAATATAAAGGTCCATTAATGGACACTTTAGACGAAATGCAACAGGATCTACAATCATCCATCTCCTATGCTGGCGGTAACAAGCTAGACGCCATCCGAACAGTGGACTATGTCATTGTGAAAAACTCTATTTTTAATGGAGATAAAGTGTACTGA
- the glnA gene encoding type I glutamate--ammonia ligase — MRNYTKEDIRKFVKEENVNFVRLQFTDILGMIKNVEIPISQLEKALDNKMMFDGSSIEGFVRIEESDMYLIPDLNTWMVFPWPSGKGKVARLICDISLANGSPFTGDPRGNLKRVLKEMKELGFTDFNLGPEPEFFLFKLDENMQPTMELNDNGGYFDLAPMDLGENCRRDIVLELEELGFEIEASHHECAPGQHEIDFKYADVLTACDNIQTFKLVVKTIARNHGLHATFMPKPLFGVSGSGMHCNVSLFKDGKNAFVDENGELQLSATAYQFMAGVLEHVPGFTAVTNPTVNSYKRLVPGYEAPCYIAWSAQNRSPLIRIPASRGLSTRIEVRSVDSAANPYLAMAAILKAGLDGIKRELEPPMPVDRNIYEMKPSELQELEIGTLPTDLDHALIALGKDEIIQEALGKHIYTNFMAEKKLEWENYRINVHPWEIERYMKIY, encoded by the coding sequence ATGAGGAATTATACAAAAGAAGACATTCGCAAATTTGTAAAGGAAGAAAATGTGAATTTCGTACGGCTTCAGTTCACCGATATTTTAGGAATGATCAAGAACGTGGAAATTCCCATCAGCCAGCTCGAAAAAGCACTAGACAACAAGATGATGTTCGACGGATCTTCAATCGAAGGATTTGTACGTATCGAGGAATCAGATATGTACCTCATACCGGATCTTAATACATGGATGGTATTCCCTTGGCCATCGGGTAAAGGGAAAGTTGCACGGCTCATCTGTGATATTTCACTTGCCAACGGTTCGCCGTTTACGGGCGATCCACGCGGAAATTTAAAACGTGTATTGAAAGAGATGAAAGAGCTCGGGTTCACTGACTTTAACCTCGGACCAGAACCAGAATTCTTCTTGTTCAAGCTGGATGAGAACATGCAGCCCACAATGGAACTGAACGACAACGGCGGCTATTTCGACCTTGCTCCAATGGATCTTGGAGAAAATTGTCGACGCGACATCGTTTTAGAACTTGAAGAATTGGGCTTCGAAATTGAAGCATCCCACCATGAATGCGCACCTGGCCAACACGAAATCGATTTCAAATATGCGGATGTACTTACCGCTTGTGATAACATCCAAACATTTAAACTTGTTGTTAAAACGATTGCACGCAATCACGGGTTACATGCGACCTTCATGCCAAAACCTCTTTTTGGAGTCAGTGGGTCGGGTATGCATTGCAATGTTTCTCTTTTCAAAGACGGTAAAAATGCATTTGTTGACGAAAATGGTGAATTACAATTGAGCGCAACTGCTTATCAGTTCATGGCCGGTGTTCTCGAGCATGTCCCTGGTTTTACGGCAGTGACAAACCCGACAGTTAACTCTTATAAACGTCTTGTTCCTGGCTACGAAGCACCCTGCTATATCGCTTGGTCCGCCCAAAATCGCAGCCCACTCATCCGCATCCCGGCATCAAGGGGCCTCAGTACCCGAATCGAAGTCCGTTCCGTCGACTCGGCGGCAAATCCATATCTTGCAATGGCGGCCATATTAAAAGCAGGTTTAGACGGCATTAAACGTGAACTCGAACCGCCAATGCCAGTCGACCGTAACATTTACGAAATGAAACCTTCCGAACTTCAGGAATTAGAAATTGGTACTTTACCTACTGACCTTGACCATGCCCTTATTGCGCTAGGAAAAGATGAAATTATCCAAGAAGCTCTAGGCAAGCACATCTACACAAACTTTATGGCTGAAAAGAAATTGGAATGGGAGAATTACCGAATTAACGTACACCCTTGGGAAATTGAACGTTATATGAAGATCTACTGA